The following are encoded together in the Osmia lignaria lignaria isolate PbOS001 chromosome 6, iyOsmLign1, whole genome shotgun sequence genome:
- the LOC117601274 gene encoding uncharacterized protein LOC117601274 isoform X1 has protein sequence MGEDMWRLWFTKLLILAILLLSVDVETRSQDNGSLTEIKAPRIERDLEDDYPHDYQLSNPDNARDSSWSSRILTGDDYFEETPRKRVRIRVPVVRKNGRQHKLTVVRRRPLPPRTEEPSSSFMTASHTPRRIVVTRVRTLGLANSIQSDLEPENFRSEIGRHKVTITRRRKLESTSVLPTTTEKKARITRKKLIAVRPVQPTPTFAIITTGFFTPSSEYDEEYAEEAEEEEEEEEEENKEDVTSTVTPELKEPPNVIDSEPEDLETEDKVEESTLKVLEETTTDTPVIITTNFFFPPSEDEYEAYDEYPETTTENVKDDVSTTTKSKVEDVSFDKEEITTTTEAPVVSEKEETTTEMIETTTEKSDELSTVDSISLEKDEEMIAEEHSTTKYPATEEENEENQRATTESVQTTDADVPEEQFETTIIPEEDTTSTGKVETDGNTEYPESDDHETQIEFVDDEEKEEEDIDSHVTTISTEVEDSSTKDTEDSLEKGIESHVTTPETESEEHEDSSKKIEPNITVTQTESKDTEDSREIEPQVTIIQTESKNAEESLMTIEPQVTVTETQSESSSSKDLEEHIKKIEPQSTVIQSSEDSGRSLKETELQITIKTETKDSSSKYPEESLKTDTKSHTGISSVKPDTVDKNLEKTPEITIKPEEKEEIQTVKPIQPTIEPSSTSPPVSPPSSEVFSTFASVLPLETSRSTSHDSSSPNMFDDIEIPSVIPLEVDYTWSETKKTSVVLEVTPSLDSSKVATSISSPTPEDIEAGLADDLYLSLSRPDFPEILPSKPVTDVHETQSTPDLEPSTSVYYTETVVTSTRLRTYTYVVTQQNGLETKVTSSTTVRPRVTTLTLTVPVTVTVTPTVETTKPVSSVYSPVPVAGEYEAKDEEGRRFNLATRVMSNGVEVIVAGPTPALRWENSVPQPTLTLSDTVVMMLPQDKPNEFVTKTCTTTFTYLTTITKDGTTTISTEQQVIANTATEERHRKPGSETAAVTLDASPTLRTEVFKTTYTYLTLNTDHSNINDALESSTKVITNTVTAPQHYLHMILEPSEAPRPETNTYLSTRMLEKTFMEDGRTRIETTSDTVTQLIITESAPPPRPTSVTTTLTALDSTEESMTDLMKTYYITYTYYNTFLEKGSTIVRTNVATSTDVVLEKVPVKKTTTKTALVNPTPEPIQIFATKTYLTTFTYFTTLLQAGPDGETSTTISSRSHIVENVVTESIAPSLLDAGYMNALLTTAHHSDPVKNVVTGSTIIFFDEEDQIDPTTTSSFQEATSLMEPPNDEAISASLVSTEASSVVGEQNLKPSEQNSQEQNLTTSGETVQNKKPASQNTSDLQVSNLLSLGSLGINSLSALGPVITAMAGLLQGKTTASRRNDTIPQAEVQEVTTQRSPIYIPVGEFVEEDIEAAESQNIGAHLANLNHNYIETRHKVASSLADGIPISPGEVITANSDVIIGKPGKMAPRPPQTFLEDEEHIGMKPPPLPVPNIPVHPVLEILENDRDDSQPQQTLQGHKGPQIQIYPAHQVYEEHLKIPVSMPIDTNPSLIPKQPQKLHSIQSLPPKRMGSKQDVLENDPLLKPLDRPNVEQYANPNLKLNEPEWSPDKSRRPWSAKDPLKLAPPHPHFDQKIDLVKPPMEKPWSTIVSEEQKRPPWAQRDPVIPNTSTVLQSSESKPISAEPIVHQVPHVIDRSTGQPLLVNIQPSQVANVVIPQGGTQALIFGDTSEPHISGQYFDDPSPYPESEVGLGFVGIQGVENLPQYSNGKDPADYMVPPSPPLNFKNPEKHPSRPVIPLSPGRFEYNRLQDKLEAPVGRPEKKPSDAHVIKHPDGSSTLGGQGHVHTEILVHHRPESVNIRPQGVPHPPHVHSNNHLPPRSQYPKLPKPADPNTPPRRTEMSTNPSDNSHRYILLAKPDSGNEILLNTNWKSDKKPPRIMMNNRIRPRPPLRSTTSRPLDRPIYIERPNVRKPVYNVPQRPPTKNQNSNTFVLSHRPPPNPQIHHEPPRITTTKPGDGLKEVVTERPSFGPRPQHIDLQDRPPHFYHENKRPTNVVQLRPQAERTEEHLPTGAIEYHNPSKPKIKPETTKPAMNTEIPNFDQSPSDHQGKPDTWQSGTQTEKTLDSETDASEEHVKYQDTMINQNNNSYTIPKPVEHNHQQHENKKPAWLNQGAPFTQKNVPTSTQVPYGPTYYNTKLHEMPIVQGKPFGVYSGHEDAMSYGYKWKEGKPDYEIVEGVPSTYYGTQKPSVDHKTQGGHTSTPQPHERDDTIDLKPPAIIPQFMPDSDKPGRPYPRPSVANKAETRPPFYSRPEVSTQTSEARPDQTKQSNGDKPGTLESFTNDSVSQGNKVNQSHLQLTGFVDLKWNNGAKVSQTQDNRTEITKTRFRNSTIPHQSEEQYPQSDMEMNSENHRPPVSSHQQEYDPGTRIHPEYPHIITKPKAQVPGPITISSDHGKPDTRPNIRISMPVEAIGEEVDSKTQTERPPSMLITKNDSIDKNKNDETLETSYQTNFALSDANKADSNNVRIRPIETSTGDMLSSMEGMSVPSRDMMPPPLRPVVTSNQVNNNEEEDLKPPPIPSRDVVGLSPPPVDITTTNRPMEDRFSFGVANESGLKPPPKYIPLKDATVAPLPSVSMVPPSPRPSVTRPFIVELLSQDMVPPPPVTQTTRPLEIATVRPAVAVSGSIQIATAVATSHIPVVQDMESKIPIIHGTVDLPVVVDVPEILRPVETRMTEHVSIYTVRPFDTRPVSRISVQPTAILTTNMVIPTKLRPLQVNHIQPSRSSSTSRDVEPTRSHNFEIPRNPVKRPEHPVFLESSYDNILPSTRVEATETLTQVITSQKKEPRPTVTKNESTKLVVSHTTESKRTNETSVKDSSSVVTRTDSSIVKATSTLLKNDRTNGSIIKMSKSTSSSTVRKAVNGTATMRTKPKEVTRFQTSTVTRTETSVLGSPPTIRTLLLTHTMTSTTVETVTETLLRPTSVISTVTSTILQSVVTRIPSSYENVVDNDSIFVVLSDQKPPAPGAEEVEAEYGDDVSRDEQDPVGNEVHRVLAGGVLGAPVVSLQPISNQCAPECKASRAEMCAEVGNELRCICRPGFARMFPDRPCKPTYTYTLRVGLDRIGHEPVSYEASLNDSSSTPYRRLLGPIKDALDRTLMQSDLRDIYRGLEIAGFTPDPTKVEFHVQLSDNANETRLKEVLRKYLINSNYSLGGTEVYASKNLDVIDATDFDECTTEEGGPHHDCSQNAACFNLRGSYQCSCKEGWADLSENPTYPGRVCSQAPLGCPSCNNKGHCVTNTNGQEVCECFPWHSGQRCQVNLKVLLIALVTTGAILLGLLAVCVSMACFRQPNRRRRTGDRRAMIPGTGGDTSSEGSVTDLAIPHHVPHVLPPPPQMIAPLPPSKRPARKISGKPRHPPRKATMVPATAVPVSDEQRDRSLTVMIPRAKYRSAPQSPQNYKSGMSTFSTEEHKLLNYLDSGTHNTGNRKQSVCSTKDCKETEVQVVRAPAAPSGALVSAGFQVSATVTRTMDADSTLARSCGETTVETATKVLRTGDLQGDLCSTLARSCGETTIQAPTKLLRLDLGEAGSTLARSCGETTIQPPTKVADARRNSVKDSRDNRDIRDSASEGHTMAERDLGSTLRLPAQHPPLYSPDRISDRESNFDSL, from the exons AACAACGACTGAGAAGTCTGATGAATTATCGACTGTAGATTCAATTTCACTAGAGAAAGATGAAGAGATGATTGCGGAAGAACATTCGACTACTAAGTATCCTGCAactgaagaagaaaatgaagaaaatcaaCGCGCAACGACAGAATCGGTGCAAACAACTGATGCAGACGTTCCTGAGGAACAGTTTGAGACAACTATAATACCTGAAGAAGATACTACAAGTACTGGAAAAGTAGAAACTGATGGTAATACTGAATACCCAGAATCAGATGATCATGAAACTCAAATTGAATTTGTAGatgacgaagaaaaagaagaagaagatattgACTCTCATGTTACAACAATTTCAACTGAAGTTGAAGATTCTTCGACGAAAGATACTGAAGATTCTCTGGAAAAGGGAATCGAATCTCACGTTACGACACCTGAAACCGAATCCGAAGAACATGAAGATTCCAGCAAGAAGATCGAGCCTAATATTACAGTAACTCAAACTGAATCTAAAGATACTGAAGACTCTCGAGAGATTGAACCTCAAGTTACAATAATTCAAACTGAATCTAAAAATGCCGAAGAATCTCTAATGACGATTGAACCTCAAGTTACAGTAACTGAAACTCAATCTGAAAGTTCTTCATCGAAAGACCTTGAAGAACATATAAAGAAGATTGAACCTCAATCTACAGTGATTCAATCGTCAGAAGATTCCGGACGATCCCTGAAGGAGACCGAACTTCAGATTACAATAAAGACAGAAACCAAGGATTCTTCATCAAAATACCCTGAAGAGTCTCTTAAGACGGACACAAAATCCCACACTGGAATCTCAAGCGTGAAACCAGATACGGTAGATAAAAATCTAGAAAAGACTCCAGAAATAACGATAAAACCTGAAGAAAAAGAGGAGATCCAGACGGTGAAACCAATACAACCAACTATCGAACCCTCTTCGACATCACCCCCCGTTTCTCCACCTTCCTCTGAAGTTTTTTCCACGTTCGCGAGTGTCCTGCCTCTGGAGACGTCTCGATCAACGTCTCACGACTCCTCGAGCCCGAACATGTTCGACGACATCGAAATACCGAGCGTGATTCCCCTGGAGGTCGACTATACCTGGTCAGAAACAAAGAAGACCTCGGTGGTACTCGAGGTCACTCCTAGCCTCGATTCGTCGAAGGTGGCCACGTCGATCTCCTCGCCAACACCCGAGGACATCGAGGCTGGATTAGCTGACGACCTTTATCTGTCCCTTTCGAGACCGGACTTTCCTGAGATTTTACCCTCGAAACCCGTGACCGACGTGCACGAGACGCAATCCACGCCCGACCTTGAACCGAGCACGAGCGTTTATTATACAGAGACCGTGGTGACGTCGACGCGATTAAGGACGTACACGTACGTGGTGACGCAACAGAACGGACTGGAGACAAAAGTGACCTCCTCGACGACCGTCAGACCGAGAGTGACGACCCTTACGTTGACGGTGCCCGTCACCGTGACTGTCACTCCTACCGTGGAGACAACGAAACCCGTGTCGTCTGTGTATAGTCCAGTTCCTGTTGCTG GAGAATACGAAGCGAAAGATGAAGAAGGTCGAAGGTTCAACTTGGCAACTCGTGTCATGTCGAACGGAGTAGAGGTGATCGTCGCCGGTCCGACACCGGCGTTACGATGGGAGAATTCTGTGCCTCAACCTACGCTGACATTGTCCGACACGGTTGTCATGATGCTTCCTCAAGATAAGCCCAATGAATTTGTTACCAAGACGTGTACCACCACCTTCACTTACTTAACTACAATTACCAAGGACGGTACCACTACCATATCCACGGAACAACAG GTGATAGCCAACACAGCGACGGAGGAACGTCACCGAAAACCAGGCTCAGAGACAGCAGCAGTTACCCTAGATGCGTCGCCAACTCTACGGACAGAAGTCTTCAAAACGACCTACACCTACTTAACTCTAAACACTGATCATTCGAACATAAATGATGCTTTAGAGAGCAGCACGAAAGTTATAACAAACACTGTTACCGCTCCACAACATTATCTGCACATGATCCTTGAACCATCGGAAGCGCCACGACCGGAAACGAACACATATCTCAGCACCAGGATGCTGGAGAAGACCTTCATGGAGGATGGGCGAACCAGAATCGAAACTACCAGCGATACTGTCACTCAG CTGATAATCACAGAGTCTGCACCACCTCCTCGTCCAACCAGTGTAACAACCACTTTGACAGCTTTGGATAGTACGGAGGAAAGCATGACCGATCTGATGAAGACGTACTACATCACTTATACCTATTATAATACCTTCTTGGAGAAAGGTAGTACGATAGTTCGAACGAACGTCGCGACCTCGACCGATGTTGTGCTGGAGAAAGTGCCTGTCAAGAAGACGACCACGAAGACAGCCTTGGTGAATCCTACCCCGGAACCTATACAGATCTTCGCCACGAAGACGTATTTGACGACATTCACTTACTTCACCACGTTGCTTCAG GCTGGACCAGATGGGGAGACCTCAACAACGATCTCTTCAAGATCTCATATAGTAGAAAACGTGGTCACGGAATCGATAGCACCGAGTTTACTGGATGCTGGATACATGAATGCTCTATTGACCACTGCACATCACTCTGATCCAGTGAAGAACGTCGTTACAGGATCGACGATCATATTCTTCGACGAGGAGGATCAGATCGATCCTACTACTACTAGTAGTTTCCAGGAAGCGACCTCTTTGATGGAACCTCCGAATGATGAAGCGATTTCTGCTAGCTTGGTGTCCACGGAAGCTTCTTCGGTTGTCGGTGAACAGAATTTGAAGCCTTCCGAGCAGAACAGCCAA GAACAAAATCTGACAACTTCCGGGGAGACTGTTCAAAATAAAAAGCCTGCTAGTCAGAACACTAGTGATCTTCAAGTGAGCAATCTTCTCAGTCTAGGATCTTTAGGAATAAATAGTTTGTCCGCTCTGGGACCAGTCATCACAGCTATGGCGGGTTTGCTTCAAGGAAAAACGACGGCCAGTCGAAGAAACGACACGATACCGCAAGCGGAAGTTCAGGAAGTAACCACGCAGAGGTCACCGATTTACATTCCTGTCGGTGAGTTCGTCGAAGAAGATATAGAAGCAGCTGAAAGCCAAAACATCG GTGCCCACCTGGCGAACTTAAATCACAACTACATAGAAACGCGTCACAAAGTGGCGTCCAGTTTAGCAGACGGCATTCCAATCTCCCCGGGCGAAGTGATCACCGCGAACAGCGACGTGATAATCGGTAAACCAGGAAAAATGGCACCGAGACCACCTCAGACATTCTTAGAAGACGAAGAGCACATCGGTATGAAGCCACCGCCATTACCAGTTCCCAATATACCCGTGCATCCTGTTCTGGAAATCCTGGAGAACGATCGAGACGACTCTCAGCCGCAACAAACTCTTCAGGGTCACAAAGGACCACAGATACAGATATACCCTGCTCATCAAGTATACGAAGAACACTTGAAGATACCAGTGTCCATGCCCATCGACACGAATCCAAGTTTGATACCCAAACAACCTCAGAAATTACATTCTATTCAATCCTTACCACCAAAGAGGATGGGTTCCAAGCAAGATGTTCTGGAGAATGATCCTCTGTTGAAACCTCTGGATAGACCTAATGTTGAGCAGTATGCAAATCCGAATTTGAAATTGAACGAGCCGGAATGGAGTCCTGACAAATCGAGGAGACCATGGAGCGCTAAGGATCCTTTGAAACTTGCTCCTCCGCATCCACACTTCGATCAG AAGATCGACTTGGTAAAGCCACCAATGGAGAAACCATGGTCCACGATAGTATCCGAGGAACAGAAACGACCACCATGGGCCCAGAGAGATCCCGTTATCCCTAATACTTCTACTGTTCTTCAAAGTTCAGAATCAAAACCCATTTCTGCAGAACCCATAGTTCATCAAGTGCCACATGTTATTGATAGATCGACGGGGCAACCTTTGTTGGTGAACATTCAACCAAGTCAGGTGGCCAATGTAGTGATTCCTCAGGGTGGGACTCAGGCTTTGATATTTGGTGACACGAGTGAACCACACATAAGTGGACAATACTTTGATGATCCATCTCCGTATCCTGAATCAGAAGTTGGATTAGGATTCGTTGGAATTCAGGgg GTGGAGAATCTGCCACAGTATTCCAATGGAAAGGACCCAGCTGACTACATGGTGCCACCATCTCCACCTCTAAATTTCAAGAATCCTGAGAAACATCCTTCGCGACCAGTGATCCCATTGTCACCGGGTCGTTTTGAATACAACAGACTACAGGATAAACTCGAAGCTCCCGTGGGAAGACCCGAGAAAAAGCCATCCGACGCCCACGTGATCAAACATCCTGATGGTTCGAGTACACTAGGTGGACAAGGACACGTGCACACGGAGATCCTGGTCCATCATAGGCCAGAATCGGTGAACATTCGTCCGCAAGGTGTTCCACATCCTCCTCACGTGCATTCTAACAATCATTTACCACCACGAAGTCAATATCCCAAACTCCCAAAGCCTGCAGACCCTAATACTCCTCCAAGGAGGACAGAAATGTCCACCAACCCATCAGACAATTCTCATAGATATATTCTTTTGGCGAAACCAGACTCTGGAAACGAGATACTTTTGAATACTAACTGGAAATCGGATAAGAAACCACCAAGAATTATGATGAATAATAGGATCAGGCCACGACCTCCATTAAGATCGACGACTAGTCGTCCTTTGGACAGGCCGATCTATATTGAACGGCCGAATGTGAGGAAACCTGTTTACAATGTCCCTCAGAGACCCCCTACGAAGAATCAGAATTCAAATACCTTTGTACTGTCTCATCGACCACCGCCGAATCCTCAGATTCATCATGAACCACCTAGAATAACTACGACTAAGCCTGGTGATGGATTGAAGGAGGTGGTCACTGAGAGGCCTTCTTTTGGACCTCGTCCTCAG CATATCGATCTTCAAGATAGGCCACCCCACTTCTACCATGAAAACAAACGTCCAACGAATGTTGTTCAGCTGAGACCTCAAGCTGAAAGAACAGAAGAGCATCTTCCCACAGGAGCGATAGAATACCACAATCCTTCCAAACCCAAGATAAAACCTGAAACTACCAAGCCAGCGATGAATACCGAAATTCCGAATTTCGATCAGAGTCCATCGGACCATCAAGGAAAACCAGACACCTGGCAGAGTGGTACACAGACCGAGAAGACTTTGGATTCCGAAACTGATGCTTCAGAAGAACACGTGAAATATCAAGATACAATGAtcaatcaaaataataattcttatacaATTCCAAAACCAGTGGAACATAATCATCAGCAGCATGAAAATAAGAAACCTGCTTGGTTGAATCAAGGAGCGCCATTCACCCAGAAAAATGTGCCCACATCGACTCAAGTACCATATGGGCCAACTTACTACAATACCAAACTCCACGAGATGCCAATAGTCCAAGGAAAACCATTTGGCGTTTACAGTGGACACGAGGATGCAATGTCCTATGGTTACAAATGGAAAGAGGGCAAACCTGACTACGAGATAGTTGAAGGTGTACCTTCCACTTACTACGGTACCCAGAAACCATCGGTGGATCACAAAACGCAAGGTGGACACACATCCACTCCACAGCCTCATGAACGAGATGACACCATAGACCTGAAGCCTCCAGCCATCATCCCTCAATTCATGCCCGACTCTGATAAACCTGGCAGACCTTATCCCAGACCATCTGTAGCAAACAAAGCGGAAACTAGGCCTCCTTTCTACTCCAGACCGGAAGTTTCAACTCAGACATCTGAAGCTAGACCAGATCAGACGAAACAGTCTAATGGGGATAAACCAGGAACTCTGGAGTCTTTCACCAATGACAGTGTTTCTCAGGGAAACAAAGTGAATCAGAGTCACTTGCAATTAACTGGTTTTGTTGATTTAAAGTGGAACAATGGTGCGAAGGTGTCACAGACTCAGGATAATAGGACAGAAATCACGAAGACTCGCTTCAGGAATAGTACTATTCCTCATCAATCTGAAGAACAATACCCTCAGTCAGACATGGAGATGAATTCAGAAAATCATCGTCCTCCAGTGTCATCCCATCAACAAGAATATGATCCAGGGACCAGGATCCATCCAGAGTATCCTCACATCATTACCAAACCCAAAGCTCAGGTACCTGGGCCAATAACCATCTCCAGTGATCATGGCAAACCTGATACTAGACCAAATATAAGAATCTCCATGCCAGTGGAAGCGATAGGTGAAGAAGTTGACAGTAAGACTCAAACTGAACGACCTCCCAGCATGCTGATCACGAAGAATGATTCCATTGATAAGAACAAGAATGATGAAACTCTAGAGACGTCTTATCAGACGAACTTTGCATTGTCAGACGCAAATAAGGCTGATTCGAACAATGTTAGGATTCGTCCTATTGAAACATCTACTGGAGACATGTTGAGTAGCATGGAGGGAATGAGTGTGCCTTCCAGAGACATGATGCCACCACCTTTGAGGCCTGTTGTAACTTCCAATCAGGTGAATAACAATGAAGAAGAGGATTTGAAGCCACCACCTATACCTTCGAGAGATGTCGTTGGTCTGTCACCACCTCCTGTTGATATCACTACTACTAATAGACCTATGGAGGATAGATTTTCATTTGGGGTTGCAAACGAGTCTGGATTAAAACCTCCCCCTAAGTATATCCCTTTGAAGGACGCCACTGTGGCACCTCTGCCTAGTGTCAGCATGGTACCACCTAGCCCTAGGCCTTCTGTCACCAGGCCTTTCATCGTGGAACTACTTTCTCAG GACATGGTACCACCCCCTCCAGTGACACAGACCACCAGACCCCTCGAGATTGCCACTGTAAGACCGGCAGTGGCAGTGTCTGGATCGATCCAGATCGCAACAGCAGTAGCCACGTCTCACATCCCGGTGGTCCAGGATATGGAATCGAAGATACCGATCATACATGGCACTGTCGATCTTCCAGTTGTCGTGGACGTGCCTGAGATTCTCAGACCGGTTGAGACAAGGATGACGGAGCACGTTAGCATCTACACCGTGAGGCCTTTCGACACGAGACCGGTGTCCAG AATATCGGTACAACCAACCGCGATACTTACCACAAATATGGTAATTCCAACGAAACTGAGACCATTGCAAGTGAACCATATCCAACCGAGTAGATCCTCGTCCACGAGTCGAGACGTTGAACCAACTAGATCGCATAACTTTGAGATTCCCAGGAATCCTGTGAAACGTCCAGAGCATCCAGTCTTCCTGGAGTCTAGTTACGATAATATTTTACCATCGACCAGGGTGGAAGCCACGGAAACGTTGACTCAGGTGATCACGAGCCAGAAGAAAGAGCCACGTCCTACTGTGACTAAAAATGAAAGCACCAAACTGGTTGTGTCCCATACAACAGAAAGCAAACGAACGAATGAGACAAGTGTGAAGGATTCGTCTAGCGTGGTGACTAGGACTGACAGTTCAATCGTGAAAGCAACGAGCactttattgaaaaatgatagaaCGAATGGATCGATAATCAAGATGTCGAAGAGTACAAGCAGTAGTACTGTGCGTAAGGCTGTTAATGGAACTGCGACTATGCGCACGAAACCGAAAGAG GTCACTCGATTCCAGACGTCTACCGTAACGAGAACGGAAACTTCGGTCCTGGGTTCTCCGCCAACTATACGAACCCTGCTTCTCACCCATACTATGACATCTACCACAGTGGAAACTGTAACGGAAACACTGTTACGTCCGACAAGTGTGATTTCTACAGTTACTTCTACTATTCTACAATCGGTGGTTACTAGGATACCTTCGTCGTACGAGAATGTGGTGGATAACGATTCGATCTTCGTGGTGCTGAGTGATCAGAAGCCACCGGCACCTGGAGCTGAAGAG GTGGAAGCTGAATATGGAGATGATGTATCAAGAGACGAGCAAGATCCTGTTGGAAACGAGGTGCACAGAGTTCTGGCTGGTGGAGTTCTAGGAGCACCTGTGGTGTCCCTTCAACCTATCTCCAATCAATGTGCACCCGAGTGCAAAGCCTCCAGGGCGGAAATGTGTGCGGAAGTTGGAAACGAGTTGAGATGCATTTGTCGGCCAGGTTTCGCGAGGATGTTCCCTGATCGTCCTTGCAAAC CTACTTACACTTACACATTGAGAGTTGGCCTGGATCGAATCGGACATGAACCAGTGAGCTACGAAGCGAGCTTGAACGACTCATCGTCCACACCTTATAGAAGACTATTAGGACCAATCAAAGATGCTCTGGATCGAACTTTGATGCAGAGTGATCTAAGAGATATCTACAGAGGCCTCGAAATAGCTGGCTTTACACCAGATCCAACGAAAGTTGAATTCCACGTTCAATTAAGCGATAATGCTAATGAAACTAGGTTGAAAGAGGTCCTTCGGAAATATTTGATCAATAGTAACTATAGCTTAGGTGGGACTGAAGTGTATGCCTCGAAAAACCTTGACGTG attGATGCAACTGATTTCGACGAATGCACGACAGAGGAAGGTGGTCCCCATCACGATTGCTCGCAAAACGCAGCTTGCTTCAATTTACGTGGATCGTATCAGTGTTCGTGCAAGGAGGGATGGGCAGATCTGTCCGAGAATCCTACGTATCCTGGTCGAGTCTGTTCTCAGGCTCCCCTGGGATGTCCTAGCTGCAACAACAAGGGACATTGTGTCACGAACACAAACGGTCAGGAAGTATGCGAGTGTTTCCCGTGGCACAGTGGTCAACGTTGCCAGGTTAACCTGAagg TGTTACTGATAGCTTTGGTTACGACCGGGGCGATACTGCTGGGTCTTCTAGCGGTGTGCGTGAGTATGGCCTGTTTCCGTCAGCCGAATCGAAGACGAAGAACAGGCGACAGAAGGGCGATGATTCCTGGAACTGGGGGAGATACCAGCAGCGAGGGTAGCGTGACCGATCTGGCGATCCCTCACCATGTGCCCCATGTTCTACCCCCACCACCGCAGATGATAGCACCGTTGCCGCCCTCTAAAAGGCCAGCTCGCAAGATCAGTGGTAAACCGAGACATCCGCCGAGGAAAGCTACCATGGTTCCTGCCACAG CAGTTCCAGTGAGCGACGAGCAAAGAGACCGTTCGTTAACAGTGATGATTCCGCGTGCCAAGTATCGATCGGCGCCTCAATCACCGCAAAACTATAAATCCGGGATGAGTACCTTCTCGACCGAGGAGCACAAACTGCTTAATTATCTCGATAGCGGTACGCATAACACCGGAAATCGGAAGCAAAGCGTATGCAGTACGAAAGATTGCAAGGAAACTGAGGTGCAGGTGGTCAGGGCACCAGCTGCACCCAGTGGAGCTCTCGTTAGTGCGGGTTTCCAG GTGTCAGCGACAGTGACACGAACAATGGACGCCGATTCGACGTTGGCCAGATCCTGCGGGGAGACCACAGTGGAAACAGCAACAAAGGTTCTACGAACCGGTGATCTTCAGGGTGATCTTTGCTCGACGCTGGCTCGTTCCTGTGGGGAGACGACCATCCAAGCACCTACCAAGTTGTTGAGGCTCGATTTAGGCGAAGCTGGCTCCACTTTGGCTAGATCCTGTGGGGAAACGACCATCCAACCTCCTACTAAGGTCGCTGACGCTCGAAGGAACAGCGTCAAGGACTCGAGAGACAACAGAGACATCAGGGACAGCGCTAGTGAAGGGCACACAATGGCCGAGAGGGATCTGGGAAGCACGCTTCGACTTCCGGCTCAACATCCGCCTCTTTATAGCCCGGACAGG aTCAGCGATCGGGAATCAAACTTTGACTCTCTCTAG